A genomic window from Microbacterium sp. H1-D42 includes:
- a CDS encoding fumarylacetoacetate hydrolase family protein: MKFARLGEPGSEIPVVIDHGRTFDLRPVTSDVNGDFLAEDPIGRTQAALDAGTLTELSDADSLRIGAPIARPSAVICIGQNYAAHARESGAEPPTIPIMFLKTPNTVVGPNDDVTIPRGSEKTDWEVELGIVIGKRAAYLDSVDEADAHIAGYVVANDVSERAYQMEVSGGQWSKGKIAFGFNPTGPWLVTPDEVDVDNLRLKSFVNGEARQDSNTDDMIFDVRTIVHHLSQYVTLEPGDLILTGTPQGVAFGGKFPYLKAGDVVDIEIEGLGAQRQEFVAWEASK; this comes from the coding sequence ATGAAGTTCGCTCGACTTGGCGAGCCGGGGAGTGAGATTCCGGTCGTCATCGACCACGGTCGCACCTTCGACCTGCGCCCCGTGACATCCGATGTGAACGGCGACTTCCTCGCCGAGGACCCGATCGGACGCACGCAGGCGGCGTTGGATGCCGGCACGCTCACCGAATTGTCGGATGCTGACTCGCTGCGCATCGGCGCACCGATCGCCCGTCCCAGCGCCGTCATCTGCATCGGCCAGAACTACGCCGCCCACGCGCGGGAGTCTGGCGCCGAGCCGCCCACGATCCCGATCATGTTCCTGAAGACGCCCAACACCGTCGTCGGCCCGAACGATGACGTGACGATCCCGCGCGGCAGCGAGAAGACCGACTGGGAGGTCGAACTCGGCATCGTCATCGGCAAGCGGGCCGCGTACCTCGACTCGGTGGACGAGGCGGATGCCCACATCGCCGGCTACGTCGTGGCCAACGATGTCTCGGAGCGCGCGTACCAGATGGAGGTCTCCGGCGGACAGTGGTCGAAGGGCAAGATCGCCTTCGGCTTCAACCCGACCGGCCCATGGCTGGTGACGCCGGACGAGGTGGACGTCGACAACCTGCGGCTGAAGAGCTTCGTCAACGGCGAGGCCCGTCAGGACTCGAACACCGACGACATGATCTTCGACGTGCGCACCATCGTGCACCACCTGTCGCAGTACGTCACCCTCGAGCCCGGCGACCTCATCCTCACCGGCACCCCGCAGGGCGTCGCCTTCGGCGGCAAGTTCCCCTATCTGAAGGCTGGCGACGTCGTCGACATCGAGATCGAGGGCCTCGGCGCGCAGCGCCAGGAGTTCGTGGCATGGGAGGCCTCGAAGTGA
- a CDS encoding arylsulfatase yields the protein MSTPTSSPVPSSQAGRPNVVLICVDQWRGDCLSADGHPIVRTPYLDALAARGVRFRNAYSATPTCVPARMALLTGLSQERHRRVGYQDGVDFDIAETLPRSLAEDGYQTQAIGKMHYSPERIRIGFDDVILHDGYLHHSRWRERDPRFYDDYLTWLRAQAGSSAVDDYLENGINCNSVVARPWDKPERLHPTNWVVTEAENWLYRRDPTRPFFLYLSFHRPHAPYDPPAWAFEQYLDAPFEEPPVGDWVGEFAHLRNDALPDANVARYDARTSHRARAGYYGHISHIDAQINRFLEILAEFGVADDTYILFTSDHGDMLGDHDMWRKGYPYEGSARVPMILAGPTIAPGQVSDDIVELRDVMPTLLGCADVAAPDLDGRDLRATVGVREPEAWTGVPPAPGVAGTATAAASASDAGRGLSPDEPHLHGEHVILGQSMQWIRAGRWKYVWLSASGREQLFDLVSDPGELRNRVHDDAASEALRACRDRLIADLRGRPEGFVDGDALVPGRPVQALLPEQHVSRA from the coding sequence ATGAGCACGCCGACGTCGTCTCCGGTGCCGTCCTCGCAGGCCGGTCGCCCGAATGTCGTGCTGATCTGCGTCGACCAGTGGCGCGGGGACTGTCTGTCGGCAGACGGGCATCCGATCGTCCGCACGCCCTACCTCGACGCGCTCGCCGCGCGCGGGGTGCGCTTCCGCAACGCCTACTCGGCGACCCCCACGTGCGTGCCGGCGCGGATGGCGCTGCTGACAGGGCTGTCGCAGGAGCGGCATCGCCGCGTCGGCTACCAGGACGGCGTCGACTTCGACATCGCCGAGACGCTGCCGCGCTCGCTCGCCGAGGACGGCTACCAGACGCAGGCGATCGGCAAGATGCACTACTCGCCCGAGCGGATCCGGATCGGCTTCGACGACGTGATCCTGCACGACGGGTACCTGCACCATTCGCGGTGGCGCGAGCGCGACCCGCGGTTCTACGACGACTACCTGACCTGGCTGCGCGCGCAGGCCGGCTCCAGCGCCGTCGATGACTATCTGGAGAACGGCATCAACTGCAACTCGGTGGTGGCGCGTCCGTGGGACAAGCCAGAACGACTGCATCCGACGAACTGGGTCGTGACCGAGGCGGAGAACTGGCTGTACCGGCGCGATCCCACCCGGCCCTTCTTCCTCTATCTGTCGTTCCACCGTCCGCACGCGCCGTATGACCCGCCTGCGTGGGCTTTCGAGCAGTATCTCGACGCGCCGTTCGAAGAACCGCCGGTCGGCGACTGGGTGGGCGAGTTCGCGCACCTGCGCAACGACGCCCTTCCGGATGCCAATGTCGCGCGCTACGACGCGCGCACCTCGCACCGGGCGCGCGCGGGCTACTACGGACACATCAGCCACATCGACGCGCAGATCAACCGCTTCCTCGAGATCCTGGCGGAGTTCGGCGTCGCTGATGACACGTACATCCTGTTCACCTCGGATCACGGCGACATGCTCGGCGATCACGACATGTGGCGCAAGGGGTACCCGTACGAGGGATCGGCGCGCGTGCCGATGATCCTCGCAGGCCCCACGATCGCGCCTGGACAGGTGAGCGACGACATCGTCGAACTGCGCGACGTGATGCCGACGCTGCTCGGCTGCGCCGACGTGGCCGCGCCCGATCTCGATGGGCGCGATCTGCGGGCGACGGTCGGCGTGCGCGAGCCGGAGGCGTGGACCGGCGTGCCGCCGGCACCTGGTGTGGCGGGGACGGCTACGGCCGCGGCGTCGGCGTCGGATGCTGGGCGCGGGCTCTCCCCGGACGAGCCGCACCTGCACGGCGAGCACGTCATCCTCGGGCAGTCGATGCAGTGGATCCGGGCCGGTCGCTGGAAGTACGTCTGGCTGTCAGCATCCGGTCGGGAGCAGCTCTTCGATCTCGTCTCCGACCCCGGCGAACTGCGCAACCGCGTGCATGACGACGCGGCATCCGAGGCGCTGCGCGCTTGCCGTGACCGCCTCATCGCCGACCTGCGCGGCCGGCCAGAGGGCTTCGTCGACGGCGACGCTCTGGTGCCCGGCCGTCCCGTGCAGGCGCTGCTCCCCGAGCAGCACGTCTCGCGCGCCTGA
- a CDS encoding GntR family transcriptional regulator encodes MIEGIDRHSAAPMYDQLRQLIIDHIAQEGLQPGDPLPGEHRLCEQYGVSRTVVRQALGQLEHEGLIERVKGKGTFVAHPRTPESLVHTLVGLYDEVERRGGHVRSDVLRHERITADAEVAAALELGEGDPVIVLERLRHVDGDTWSLSTTWMPDAIGIHSLDADLRDSSLYRLLADHGVIATHGVRSAEATVATHEQAQLLGVSTGAALLRLRSVSRDESGRPIEYFVAYHRGDRSRFEFQLNAENSRGALIRIA; translated from the coding sequence ATGATCGAGGGAATCGACCGCCACTCCGCCGCACCGATGTACGACCAGCTGCGCCAGCTGATCATCGACCACATCGCGCAGGAAGGTCTGCAGCCCGGCGATCCGCTGCCCGGCGAGCACCGACTCTGCGAGCAGTACGGCGTCTCGCGCACCGTCGTACGGCAGGCGCTCGGCCAGTTGGAGCACGAGGGGCTGATCGAGCGGGTCAAGGGCAAGGGCACGTTCGTCGCGCATCCTCGCACCCCCGAGTCGCTGGTGCACACCCTGGTCGGCCTGTACGACGAGGTGGAGCGCCGCGGCGGGCACGTGCGCAGTGACGTCCTGCGGCACGAGCGCATCACGGCGGATGCCGAGGTCGCCGCCGCCCTCGAACTCGGCGAAGGCGATCCGGTGATCGTGCTGGAGCGCCTGCGGCACGTCGACGGTGACACGTGGTCGCTGTCGACGACGTGGATGCCCGATGCCATCGGCATCCACTCTCTCGATGCCGACCTGCGCGACTCGTCGCTGTACCGCCTTCTCGCCGACCACGGCGTCATCGCCACCCACGGCGTGCGCTCTGCCGAGGCGACGGTCGCCACCCACGAACAGGCCCAGCTGCTCGGCGTGAGCACCGGCGCCGCGCTGCTGCGGCTGCGCAGCGTGAGCCGCGATGAGTCAGGCCGGCCCATCGAGTACTTCGTGGCGTACCACCGCGGCGACCGCTCGCGGTTCGAGTTCCAGTTGAATGCCGAGAATTCGCGGGGCGCGCTCATCCGCATCGCGTGA
- a CDS encoding L-fuconate dehydratase: protein MSRIVALDTSDIRFPTSLSLDGSDAMNPDPDYSAAYVIVRTDADDDVEGHAFVFTIGRGNDVQVAAIDALAGHLVGRELEPMLDDMGGIFREIIGDSQLRWLGPEKGVMHMAIGAVINALWDIKAKRAGLPLWQLLARMTPEQIVDLVDFRYLTNALTRDEALEILRAAVPGREEREAQLLATGYRAYTTSPGWLGYSDEKLERLAREAMDAGFTQIKLKVGADLEDDIRRFRKAREVCGPDFPIAIDANQRWEVSEAIEWVNALAEFNPAWIEEPTSPDDILGHAEIARGVAPIRVATGEHAQNRMIFKQLLQADAIEVMQIDSVRVAGVNENIANLLLAAKFGVPVCPHAGGVGLCEAVQHLSMFDFVAVTGTREGRLIEFVDHLHEHFVVPTDIQGGSYMAPTEPGTSMEMKAESIAKYTWTGQHVTD from the coding sequence GTGAGCCGTATCGTCGCGCTGGACACCAGCGACATCCGCTTTCCCACGTCGCTGAGCCTTGACGGCTCAGATGCCATGAACCCCGATCCCGATTACTCGGCGGCGTACGTGATCGTACGCACCGACGCCGATGATGACGTCGAGGGTCACGCCTTCGTGTTCACGATCGGCCGCGGCAATGACGTGCAGGTCGCAGCGATCGACGCGCTGGCCGGACACCTCGTCGGGCGTGAGCTCGAGCCGATGCTCGATGACATGGGCGGTATCTTCCGCGAGATCATCGGCGACTCGCAGCTGCGCTGGCTGGGACCCGAGAAGGGCGTCATGCACATGGCCATCGGCGCCGTGATCAACGCGCTTTGGGATATCAAGGCCAAGCGCGCAGGGCTCCCCCTGTGGCAGCTGCTCGCCCGCATGACGCCGGAGCAGATCGTCGACCTGGTCGACTTCCGCTACCTGACCAATGCGCTGACCCGCGACGAGGCGCTCGAGATCCTCCGCGCTGCCGTCCCCGGTCGGGAAGAGCGCGAAGCGCAGCTGCTGGCCACCGGCTACCGCGCGTACACCACCAGCCCCGGCTGGCTCGGCTACTCCGACGAGAAGCTGGAGCGGCTCGCCCGCGAGGCGATGGACGCCGGCTTCACGCAGATCAAACTCAAGGTGGGCGCCGACCTCGAGGACGACATCCGCCGCTTCCGCAAGGCGCGCGAGGTGTGCGGGCCCGACTTCCCGATCGCGATCGACGCCAACCAGCGCTGGGAGGTGTCTGAGGCCATCGAGTGGGTGAACGCCCTCGCGGAGTTCAACCCCGCCTGGATCGAGGAGCCCACCAGCCCCGACGACATCCTCGGTCATGCCGAGATCGCCCGCGGCGTCGCCCCCATCAGGGTCGCCACCGGCGAGCACGCGCAGAACCGGATGATCTTCAAGCAGCTGCTGCAGGCCGACGCCATCGAGGTCATGCAGATCGACTCGGTGCGCGTCGCCGGAGTGAACGAGAACATCGCCAACCTGCTGCTCGCCGCCAAGTTCGGCGTCCCGGTGTGCCCGCACGCGGGCGGCGTCGGTCTGTGCGAGGCCGTGCAGCACCTGTCGATGTTCGACTTCGTCGCCGTCACCGGCACTCGCGAAGGTCGCCTCATCGAGTTCGTCGACCACCTGCACGAGCACTTCGTCGTCCCGACCGACATCCAGGGCGGCTCGTACATGGCTCCCACCGAGCCGGGCACGAGCATGGAGATGAAGGCCGAGAGCATCGCGAAGTACACCTGGACCGGCCAGCATGTCACGGACTGA
- the rbsD gene encoding D-ribose pyranase, translating to MRKTNTTINPALSRVISETGHTDLIVVTDAGLPIPTGAERIDLAYRPGAPAFFDVLDTVLAELAVEGATVSAEVAEQSPHVLAALRERLPGIEIELVPHVEFKKQTQSARAFVRSGEFTPYANVILHAGVAY from the coding sequence ATGCGCAAGACGAACACCACGATCAACCCCGCACTCTCGCGCGTCATCAGCGAGACCGGCCACACCGACCTCATCGTCGTGACCGACGCCGGCCTGCCGATCCCCACCGGCGCCGAGCGCATCGACCTCGCCTACCGCCCTGGCGCTCCGGCGTTCTTCGACGTGCTCGACACCGTGCTCGCCGAGCTGGCGGTGGAGGGCGCGACGGTGTCGGCCGAGGTCGCCGAGCAGAGCCCGCACGTGCTCGCGGCGCTGCGCGAGCGACTGCCGGGCATCGAGATCGAACTCGTGCCGCACGTCGAGTTCAAGAAGCAGACGCAGTCGGCGCGCGCCTTCGTGCGCTCCGGCGAGTTCACGCCGTACGCCAACGTGATCCTGCACGCCGGCGTGGCGTACTGA
- a CDS encoding DUF559 domain-containing protein produces the protein MLEDDVPVDGGTLPVHVSTRGTGPLVRTVGVKGHRISADTPCIRKGAMTAVHPSIAWAQSASLGLLDLVALGDYLCRVHRPGFGRKLVGTAPWTTVEELGALVSNSRRVGIGRLREAVTLIREDSWSPRESMLRCRIVLAGLPEPLLNQDVFDQHGRFLGCVDLAYPSLKIAIEYQGRLHHASYAADVERIAALRAAGWTVIEVTDALYRRPDELIARIQDALRA, from the coding sequence GTGCTTGAGGACGACGTACCTGTCGACGGCGGCACACTACCCGTGCACGTCAGCACTCGCGGCACCGGTCCGCTGGTGCGCACCGTCGGCGTCAAGGGGCATCGCATCTCCGCCGATACTCCGTGTATTCGCAAAGGCGCGATGACGGCCGTGCATCCGAGCATCGCCTGGGCGCAGTCGGCGTCGCTGGGTCTGCTTGACCTCGTCGCCCTCGGCGACTACCTCTGCCGGGTGCATCGGCCCGGGTTCGGTCGGAAGCTCGTCGGTACAGCCCCATGGACCACTGTGGAAGAGCTGGGCGCACTCGTCTCGAACAGCAGGCGGGTCGGCATCGGGCGGCTGAGAGAAGCAGTCACGCTGATCCGCGAGGACTCCTGGTCCCCGCGCGAATCGATGCTGCGGTGCCGGATCGTGCTGGCAGGTCTGCCCGAGCCGCTGCTCAATCAAGACGTCTTCGACCAGCACGGCAGGTTCCTGGGCTGCGTCGACTTGGCCTATCCATCTCTGAAAATCGCCATCGAGTACCAGGGCAGACTCCATCACGCGAGCTATGCCGCTGACGTCGAGCGGATCGCGGCCCTGCGCGCCGCGGGCTGGACTGTCATCGAAGTCACCGACGCGCTATACCGCCGCCCGGACGAGCTGATCGCGCGCATCCAGGACGCGCTGCGCGCGTAG
- a CDS encoding PLP-dependent cysteine synthase family protein, protein MSEWVSSAIQVLEADANRSADTHLHLFPLPAEWGIDLYLKDESVHPTGSLKHRLARSLILYGLVNGLIDEGTTLVESSSGSTAVSEAYFARMLGLKFITVVPRSTSQEKIDLIEFYGGSCHLVDRAEDISPEARSLAAGCNGHYLDQFTFAERATDWRGNNNIAESVFSQLSQERHPIPRWIVVGAGTGGTSATFGRYVRYRRHPTQVAVVDPEGSAFYAAWKGEADATGAPSRIEGIGRPRVEPSFVPSVIDEMIQVPDAASIAAIRLLRKRSLHLAGGSTGTNLYGAFELIGRMRDAGQTGSVVTLICDSGIRYAQTYYSDEWVAAQGWDLAPHRARMEQFLAGGAWDPQL, encoded by the coding sequence ATGAGCGAATGGGTCAGTTCCGCCATCCAGGTGCTCGAGGCGGATGCCAACCGCTCGGCCGACACGCACCTGCATCTCTTCCCGCTGCCTGCGGAGTGGGGCATCGACCTGTACCTGAAGGACGAGTCGGTGCACCCGACCGGCTCGCTCAAGCACCGCCTCGCGCGCTCGCTGATCCTGTACGGACTCGTCAACGGTCTGATCGATGAGGGCACGACGCTCGTGGAGTCCTCGAGCGGGTCGACGGCGGTCTCCGAGGCGTACTTCGCGCGGATGCTGGGGCTGAAGTTCATCACCGTCGTGCCGCGCTCCACCAGCCAGGAGAAGATCGACCTCATCGAGTTCTACGGCGGCAGCTGTCACCTCGTCGACCGCGCCGAGGACATCTCGCCCGAGGCGCGCAGCCTCGCCGCCGGATGCAACGGCCACTACCTCGACCAGTTCACGTTCGCCGAGCGCGCGACCGACTGGCGCGGCAACAACAACATCGCCGAGAGCGTGTTCAGCCAGCTCTCGCAGGAGCGGCATCCGATCCCGCGCTGGATCGTCGTCGGCGCCGGCACTGGTGGCACGAGCGCGACCTTCGGCCGCTACGTGCGCTACCGCCGCCACCCCACTCAGGTCGCCGTCGTCGACCCGGAGGGCTCGGCGTTCTACGCCGCCTGGAAGGGCGAAGCGGATGCCACGGGCGCGCCGAGCCGGATCGAGGGCATCGGGCGCCCTCGTGTCGAGCCCTCGTTCGTGCCGAGCGTGATCGACGAGATGATCCAGGTGCCAGATGCCGCCTCGATCGCCGCGATCCGGCTGCTGCGCAAGCGCAGTCTGCACCTGGCCGGCGGATCCACCGGCACCAACCTCTACGGCGCATTCGAGCTGATCGGGCGGATGCGGGATGCCGGCCAGACCGGCAGCGTCGTGACGCTGATCTGCGACAGCGGCATCCGCTACGCGCAGACCTATTACTCCGATGAGTGGGTGGCAGCTCAGGGCTGGGATCTGGCACCGCACCGCGCCCGGATGGAGCAGTTCCTGGCCGGTGGCGCCTGGGATCCGCAGCTCTGA
- a CDS encoding FadR/GntR family transcriptional regulator: MAVTDDAIEKIKAMIVSGELNPGDRLPPEKELAERLGLSRNSMREAVKALEVIRVLDVRRGDGTYVTSLEPHLLLEAISFVVDMHDDDSLLELFAVRRMLESQATGLAAGNATPDAAQVLLDEIGSVDQGTVSIDDLVEHDIRFHREVARLAGNGYLASLIDGLSSQTIRARVWRGLTEQGAVARTLSEHQAIAEAIAQHDSGLASSLATAHVAGVERWLRQATQGIATQA; the protein is encoded by the coding sequence ATGGCTGTCACTGACGATGCGATCGAGAAGATCAAAGCGATGATCGTGTCGGGCGAATTGAACCCGGGCGACCGGCTTCCCCCCGAGAAAGAGCTCGCCGAGCGTCTCGGCCTCTCCCGCAACTCGATGCGCGAGGCGGTGAAGGCGCTCGAGGTGATCCGCGTGCTCGACGTGCGCCGCGGTGACGGCACCTATGTGACCAGTCTCGAGCCGCACCTGCTGCTGGAGGCGATCAGCTTCGTCGTCGACATGCACGACGATGACTCGCTCCTCGAGCTCTTCGCGGTGCGTCGGATGCTGGAATCACAGGCCACCGGTCTCGCGGCGGGCAATGCCACCCCCGACGCGGCCCAGGTGCTGCTCGATGAGATCGGCTCGGTCGACCAGGGCACTGTCAGCATCGACGACCTGGTCGAGCACGACATCCGCTTCCACCGCGAGGTGGCGCGTCTGGCGGGCAACGGCTATCTCGCGAGCCTCATCGACGGGCTCAGCAGCCAGACGATCCGTGCGCGCGTGTGGCGCGGTCTCACCGAGCAGGGCGCCGTCGCGCGGACCCTGTCGGAGCACCAGGCGATCGCCGAGGCCATCGCCCAGCACGACTCGGGACTTGCGTCATCGCTCGCGACCGCACATGTCGCCGGCGTCGAGCGCTGGCTGCGCCAGGCGACCCAGGGTATTGCGACCCAGGCTTAG
- a CDS encoding ribokinase, with protein MTSDQSSRTGVVIVGSVTADVTTFSQRLPARGETILGDEFTLLLGGKGANQAVAAGLAGARTSFVGCVGDDLFHDLVVDGLSGAGIDLTHLRTVPGPTGIAHIRVDASAQNDIVMVPLANAHLSPEQVDAALATLAPTTSVLLTQLETPAALTLHITSRAREHGMTVVLDPAPAATLDAAVWANIDIVTPNETEATLISGIEVTDASSAERAGRWFLEQGAGAAVITMAEKGSCVVTPDGTTFIDPIPVEPVDTTAAGDAYAGYLGAALAEGWSLTDATRLASAAGAIAVTRQGASPSLPSRDEVDALLASTGAARHPRASENPASESPVPVSES; from the coding sequence ATGACCAGCGACCAGTCCAGCCGCACCGGCGTCGTGATCGTCGGCAGCGTGACCGCCGACGTGACCACCTTCTCGCAGCGCCTGCCGGCGCGGGGCGAGACGATCCTCGGCGACGAGTTCACCCTGCTGCTGGGCGGCAAGGGAGCGAACCAGGCGGTCGCCGCCGGGCTCGCCGGAGCCAGAACGAGCTTCGTCGGCTGCGTCGGCGACGACCTGTTCCACGACCTCGTCGTCGACGGACTGAGCGGCGCCGGCATCGACCTCACACATCTGCGCACCGTGCCGGGCCCGACCGGCATCGCCCACATCCGCGTCGACGCCTCCGCGCAGAATGACATCGTCATGGTGCCGCTGGCCAACGCGCACCTCAGCCCCGAGCAGGTCGACGCCGCACTCGCAACGCTCGCACCCACGACGTCAGTGCTGCTCACCCAGCTCGAGACACCGGCAGCCCTGACCCTGCACATCACGTCCCGCGCCCGCGAGCACGGCATGACCGTCGTACTCGACCCGGCCCCGGCCGCGACCCTGGATGCCGCCGTCTGGGCGAACATCGACATCGTCACCCCGAACGAGACCGAGGCGACGCTGATCAGCGGCATCGAGGTCACTGACGCGTCCTCCGCCGAACGCGCCGGCCGCTGGTTCCTCGAGCAGGGCGCCGGCGCCGCCGTGATCACGATGGCGGAGAAGGGATCCTGCGTGGTCACCCCGGACGGCACGACCTTCATCGATCCGATCCCCGTCGAGCCGGTCGACACGACAGCGGCGGGCGACGCCTACGCCGGCTACCTGGGCGCGGCACTGGCCGAGGGCTGGTCGCTGACCGATGCCACCCGGCTCGCCAGCGCCGCCGGAGCGATCGCCGTCACCCGCCAGGGCGCATCCCCCAGCCTGCCGAGTCGAGACGAGGTGGATGCCCTGCTGGCCTCCACCGGCGCAGCGCGCCACCCGCGGGCATCCGAGAACCCCGCATCCGAGAGTCCCGTACCAGTGTCAGAGAGCTGA
- a CDS encoding transaldolase family protein: protein MTAPRLYVDSADIDRVGRLLASGVVHGVTTNPTILERGGRTAAGIPALYERWVEEGAREVFFQTWGGDRDAFLRNADGLLSLGDRVAVKVPATAEGFAAASALVRDGASVLVTAVYSVAQALACASIGVRYIAPYLGRMRDAGLDGDALIAQMQAVCEGSDTNVLAASLRSPDDIVGLRLAGVPYFTAAPDVLDATLFDAVSDSSAAEFDAAMGRLDA, encoded by the coding sequence ATGACCGCGCCGCGGCTGTATGTGGACAGTGCTGACATCGATCGGGTCGGGCGACTGCTCGCATCCGGCGTGGTGCACGGCGTCACGACGAACCCGACCATCCTCGAGCGCGGCGGTCGCACCGCCGCCGGGATCCCTGCGCTCTACGAGCGCTGGGTCGAGGAGGGTGCGCGTGAGGTGTTCTTCCAGACCTGGGGCGGCGATCGCGACGCGTTCCTGCGCAACGCTGACGGGCTGCTGTCGCTGGGTGACCGCGTCGCCGTGAAGGTGCCGGCCACCGCGGAGGGCTTCGCGGCAGCATCCGCTCTCGTGCGCGACGGCGCCTCGGTGCTCGTCACGGCGGTCTACTCGGTCGCACAGGCGCTCGCCTGCGCGAGCATCGGCGTGCGGTACATCGCGCCGTACCTCGGACGGATGCGCGATGCCGGTCTCGACGGCGATGCCCTGATCGCCCAGATGCAGGCGGTGTGCGAGGGCAGTGACACGAACGTGCTCGCAGCCAGCCTGCGCTCGCCCGATGACATCGTCGGCCTGCGGCTAGCCGGAGTGCCTTACTTCACAGCAGCGCCCGATGTGCTCGACGCGACGCTGTTCGACGCGGTGAGCGACAGCTCTGCCGCCGAGTTCGACGCGGCCATGGGGCGCCTCGACGCCTGA
- a CDS encoding amidohydrolase family protein — translation MRVVDSHLHLWDPAVLTYDWLEGALDAAFTEIELIEDQIQDAEEEVAIFVQAGTVAGDYLAEVRWVDSIALSTGVVAIVAGARLDSGAEIEEHLEALAEHERVVGVRHLLQGEADGFARTAEFTAGARAVASRGWTFDACVSARQIPDVTALAAAVPDLRIVLDHLGKPAVGTDDAPLRPSAEWLRDIADLAQHPQVHVKLSGLPAEAGGHWDADQVRPFLDAVLTAFGEDRVMWGSDWPVSAIDFTAPDGGAFIEGGRDDWCRTVADWAADRGLDVDKVLWSNALAFYGIR, via the coding sequence ATGCGCGTCGTCGATTCACATCTGCACCTATGGGACCCCGCTGTCCTCACCTACGACTGGCTCGAAGGGGCACTCGACGCAGCCTTCACCGAGATAGAGCTCATCGAGGATCAGATCCAGGATGCTGAAGAGGAGGTCGCGATCTTCGTGCAGGCGGGGACCGTCGCGGGTGACTATCTGGCTGAGGTGCGCTGGGTCGACTCGATCGCTCTCTCCACCGGCGTCGTCGCGATCGTCGCCGGCGCCCGACTCGACAGCGGCGCCGAGATCGAAGAGCACCTCGAGGCGCTCGCCGAGCACGAGCGCGTGGTCGGGGTGCGCCACCTGCTGCAGGGCGAGGCGGACGGCTTCGCCCGCACGGCGGAGTTCACCGCAGGCGCCCGCGCCGTGGCATCCCGCGGCTGGACCTTCGACGCCTGCGTCAGCGCACGGCAGATCCCCGACGTCACAGCGCTCGCCGCGGCCGTCCCCGACCTGCGGATCGTGCTCGACCACCTAGGCAAGCCGGCCGTCGGCACGGACGACGCCCCGCTGCGCCCGAGTGCGGAGTGGCTGCGCGACATCGCCGATCTCGCGCAGCACCCGCAGGTGCACGTCAAGCTCTCCGGCCTGCCCGCCGAGGCGGGCGGGCACTGGGACGCCGACCAGGTGCGGCCGTTCCTCGATGCGGTGCTGACGGCGTTCGGCGAGGATCGGGTGATGTGGGGGAGCGACTGGCCCGTGTCGGCCATCGACTTCACCGCCCCCGACGGAGGCGCCTTCATCGAGGGCGGCCGCGACGACTGGTGCCGCACGGTGGCCGACTGGGCCGCGGATCGCGGACTCGACGTCGACAAGGTCCTCTGGTCGAACGCGCTGGCCTTCTACGGCATCCGCTGA
- a CDS encoding SDR family oxidoreductase translates to MGGLEVSGQLDGLVAIVTGGASGIGASVAAKLYDEGAQIAVLDRDIAGADERFAAFTADVSDRESVDAAVAAAAEKFGRIDIVINNAGIGAQGDISANDDAEWARVLSINVTGIARVTAAALPWLRKSPSAAVCNTASIASTTGLPQRALYSASKGAVSALTRAMAADHLREGIRVNAVNPGTADTPWVGRLLDSAADPAAERAALNARQPHGRLVAPDEVAGAVLYLVSPLSGSTTGTFIEVDGGMAALRLRSE, encoded by the coding sequence ATGGGAGGCCTCGAAGTGAGCGGACAGCTTGACGGACTGGTGGCGATCGTCACCGGCGGAGCATCCGGCATCGGCGCCTCGGTCGCGGCAAAGCTGTACGACGAGGGCGCGCAGATCGCGGTTCTCGATCGCGACATCGCGGGAGCCGACGAGCGCTTCGCAGCGTTCACGGCCGACGTCTCCGACCGCGAGTCGGTGGATGCCGCCGTCGCAGCTGCTGCCGAAAAGTTCGGGCGCATCGACATCGTCATCAACAACGCCGGCATCGGCGCCCAGGGTGACATCTCGGCGAACGACGATGCCGAGTGGGCCCGCGTGCTCTCGATCAACGTCACCGGCATCGCCCGCGTGACCGCGGCCGCTCTGCCCTGGCTGCGGAAGTCGCCTTCGGCGGCGGTCTGCAACACAGCATCCATCGCCTCGACGACGGGCCTGCCGCAGCGCGCGCTGTACTCGGCGTCGAAGGGTGCCGTCTCGGCACTGACCCGCGCCATGGCCGCGGATCACCTGCGCGAGGGCATCCGCGTCAACGCCGTCAACCCCGGCACCGCCGACACCCCGTGGGTCGGTCGTCTGCTCGACTCGGCTGCGGACCCCGCCGCCGAGCGCGCGGCGCTGAACGCCCGCCAGCCGCACGGCCGCCTGGTCGCGCCCGACGAGGTCGCCGGCGCCGTGCTGTACCTGGTCAGCCCGCTGTCCGGTTCGACGACGGGAACGTTCATCGAGGTCGACGGCGGCATGGCCGCGCTGCGCCTCCGCTCGGAGTAG